GGGCTATCTCCATCATTTGGGGAATGGCCTTTTCCAGTTCCCGTAATTCATCAGTTACGCGCTCAGTCATCCAGACATCCCTCCCCCTTCGGGCTTCTTAAAGAATGCCTTGAGTGCGTTATACACCCCTGTCTTATCTCTAATGGTTACACTGGTAAATCGGGAATGGGTTATCCGTTTATAATAGGAGTTGAGGGTGCTGGTGTAGTAATAGGGCCCTTCAATCTCACCATAGCCCACTAAACTACATTTGGTCAGTAACTCATCTATCAACCGAATACACTTTTCATTATCGCTGGTGAGGTTATCTCCGTCCGAAAAATGAAAGGCATAAACATTGTAATCATCCTTGGGGTAGCGGCTATCGATAATATCCAGCGCCAATTGGTAAACCGAGGAACAACGGGTCCCCCCACTTTCTCCTTTGGTAAAAAATTCCTCTTCGGTTACTTCCTTAGCTTCTGTATGATGGGCTAAAAAGACTATTTCCACATTTTGATACTTTGTGCGCAAAAATCTGACCATCCAAAAAAAGAAACTGCGGGCAATATATTTTTCAAAGGGACCCATGGAACCGCTGGTGTCCATCATGGCCAGCACCACAGCACTGGATTCAAATTTTGGCACTACTTCCCAGGTTTTATAGCGTAAATCTTCCGGAGTTATACCATGTATACCCGGTTTTCCTCTCAGGGCATTACGCTTGAGTACCTCCAGTATGGTTCTTTTACGATCTATATTGCTTTGGATGCCATACTTACGAACATCCCGAAATTCCACCGACTCAGAGGCCAGTTTTTTATTCTTTTTTTCGTCCAAGTTGGGCAGGTAGAGATCCTCAAAGACAATCTGTTCAATCTCATCTATGGTGACATCTGCTTCATAATAGTCCTGACCGGGTTCTTCCCCAGCACCAGGGCCCTGACCCGGCCCCTGCACAG
This region of Desulforamulus ferrireducens genomic DNA includes:
- the yhbH gene encoding sporulation protein YhbH gives rise to the protein MAVDYQFIISREDWSLHRKGEVDQHRHREKVREAIKKNLADIVSEESIILSDGRRVVKIPIRSLEQYRFRYDLRKQKHAGQGDGKSKVGDILGSDPVQGPGQGPGAGEEPGQDYYEADVTIDEIEQIVFEDLYLPNLDEKKNKKLASESVEFRDVRKYGIQSNIDRKRTILEVLKRNALRGKPGIHGITPEDLRYKTWEVVPKFESSAVVLAMMDTSGSMGPFEKYIARSFFFWMVRFLRTKYQNVEIVFLAHHTEAKEVTEEEFFTKGESGGTRCSSVYQLALDIIDSRYPKDDYNVYAFHFSDGDNLTSDNEKCIRLIDELLTKCSLVGYGEIEGPYYYTSTLNSYYKRITHSRFTSVTIRDKTGVYNALKAFFKKPEGGGMSG